A genome region from Gadus chalcogrammus isolate NIFS_2021 chromosome 5, NIFS_Gcha_1.0, whole genome shotgun sequence includes the following:
- the frmd6 gene encoding FERM domain-containing protein 6: MNKLPFHNNRAMQDRRCVCVFLPNDDTLNVIVNVKTLSQELLVQVCDLLRLKDCHLFGLSVVQNNEHIYMELDQKLSKYCPKEWKREASKGIDQFGPPMIIHFRAQYYVENGRLISDRAARYYYYWHLRKQVLLSQCVQREEAYFLLAAFALQADLGNFKRNKHFGKYFEPEAYFPPWVITKRGRDYILRHIPNMHKDQFALTASEAHLKYIKESAQLDDVTVHYYRLYKDKKELEASLTLGLTLRGIQIFQNVGSVRQLLYDFPWTNVGKLVFVGKKFEILPDGLPSARKLMYYTGCPVRSRHLLQLLSNSHRLYMNLQPVLKQVRHLEENEEKKQYRESYISSSDALELDMDPLDKRCRASGSSAGSMSHHHKRLSRHSTASHGSSHTSGVETDSFRTPGQPPHRALRGCSSSTTSQGSSHTSGVESSGKDRILDEEIEMLVDDPKDYEELHEMALELTQDLCIHITEDMLTLSPDQGSGYSGLIVKDVSSSTSSSSETVVKMRGQSIESLPQTLVCRKTQSSTDRHSQSLDDVRLYQKGCMQWAELCQDTAHSYTFGCAQELSDSCAYPGLTEPSVGVRGGEQHAFPIKRTNKYFSLDLTSDEVPEFVV, encoded by the exons ATGAACAAGCTCCCCTTCCACAACAACCGCGCCATGCAGGACCGCCGCTGCGTCTGTGTCTTTCTGCCCAACGACGACACGCTCAACGTCATCGTCAAC GTGAAGACCCTGTCCCAGGAGCTGCTGGTCCAGGTGTGCGACCTGCTCCGTCTGAAGGACTGCCACCTGTTTGGACTGAGCGTCGTCCAGA ACAATGAACACATCTACATGGAGCTGGACCAGAAGTTGTCCAAGTACTGCCCCAAGGAGTGGAAGAGGGAGGCCAGCAAG GGCATTGACCAGTTCGGCCCTCCCATGATAATCCACTTCAGAGCCCAGTATTACGTGGAGAACGGGAGGTTGATAAG tgacCGGGCGGCcaggtactactactactggcACCTGAGGAAGCAGGTGCTGCTCTCCCAGTGCGTTCAGCGCGAGGAGGCCTACTTCCTGCTGGCCGCCTTCGCCCTGCAGGCAGACCTGGGGAACTTCAAGCGCAACAAGCACTTTGGAAAGTACTTCGAGCCCGAGGCTTACTTTCCCCCCTGG GTGATCACCAAGCGGGGGCGGGACTACATCCTGCGCCACATCCCCAACATGCACAAGGACCAGTTCGCCCTGACGGCCTCGGAGGCCCACCTCAAGTACATCAAGGAGAGCGCCCAGCTCGACGACGTCACCGTCCACTACTACCGCCTCTACAAG GACAAGAAAGAGCTGGAGGCGTCGCTCACGCTAGGACTGACGCTCCGCGGGATCCAGATCTTCCAG AATGTGGGGTCTGTGAGGCAGCTGCTGTACGACTTCCCCTGGACCAACGTGGGCAAGCTGGTCTTCGTG GGGAAGAAGTTCGAGATCCTTCCGGACGGTCTGCCCAGCGCACGGAAGCTAATGTACTACACGGGCTGTCCCGTGCGCTCCCGCCAcctcctgcagctgctgagCAACAGCCACCGCCTGTACATGAACCTGCAGCCCGTCCTCAAGCAGGTCCGCCACCTGGAGGAGAACGAAG agaagaAGCAGTACCGGGAGTCCTACATCAGCTCCAGCGACGCCCTGGAGCTCGACATGGACCCCCTGGACAAGAGGTGCCGGGCCAGCGGCAGCAGCGCCGGCAGCATGTCCCACCACCACAAGCGTCTGTCCCGCCACTCCACCGCCTCCCACGGCAGCTCGCACACCTCGGGCGTGGAGACGGACAGTTTCCGGACCCCCGGCCAGCCGCCGCACCGGGCGCTGCGCggctgcagctcctccaccaccagccaggGCAGCTCGCACACCTCGGGGGTGGAGAGCAGCGGGAAGGACCGCATCCTGGACGAGG AGATCGAGATGTTGGTGGACGACCCGAAGGACTATGAGGAGCTCCACGAGATGGCTCTGGAGCTGACCCAGGACCTGTGTATCCACATCACCGAGGACATGCTCACCTTGTCGCCAGACCAGGGCAGCGGATACTCAG GTCTCATCGTGAAGGACGTGAGCTCGTCGACGTCCAGCTCCTCCGAGACGGTGGTGAAGATGAGGGGGCAGAGCATAGAGTCCCTACCCCAG ACGTTGGTCTGCCGTAAGACCCAGTCGTCCACCGACCGCCACAGCCAATCCCTGGACGACGTGCGCCTCTACCAGAAGGGCTGCATGCAGTGGGCGGAGCTCTGCCAGGACACCGCCCACAGCTACACCTTCGGCTGCGCCCAGGAGCTCAGCGACAGCTGCGCCTACCCGGGGCTGACGGAGCCCAGCGTGGGCGTCCGCGGTGGCGAGCAGCACGCCTTCCCCATCAAGAGGACCAACAAGTACTTCTCTCTGGACCTCACCAGCGACGAGGTGCCGGAGTTCGTGGTGTGA